TGTGCCCCCCGGATACTTTCGACAAACCCGCTATTTTTTAAAACACTCATCACCTGTTCTAAAAAACGGAGCGGAATATGGTGCCTTTTGGAAATGGCCCTTACCTGTAAAGGGCCCCGTCCTTCGTTGAGGGCGAGTTCCAGTAACGCCCAAATCCCGTATTCTGCCTTGGCAGAGAATCTCATAAGGGGGGCCTCTTTTCGTTGAACTTACACAAATAAAGGGATGTCCGCTTCAGCCGCATAATCTAAAAAGGTGGCAGCGCCGCCGATTTCAACGCCATCGATTAGATCGGATTTTTTAACCCCCATGACATCCATGGTCATCTGGCACCCGATGAGTCGGACACCGCTCTCTTTACACACCTCAAGAAGCTCCGGAATAGACACGACATGAGCTTTGTTCATCCAGCTTTTCATCATCATCGTCGCCATTGCGGTCATCCCGGGAAGCACACCGATAAAATTAGGAACCGGCACAGGCATTGCCGGATTAGCCAAAGAGGGAACTTTTAGATGTTTGAATTTATTTTTGTTAATAATATCAAGGCCATAGAAGGTGAAAAAGATGGCAACCTCCATATCCAGAGCCACTGAAGTAGAGGCCAGAATCAATGGGGGATACGCCATATCCATCGACCCTTTAGAGGCAACAATGGCAACTCGTTTTGGCCGGGTTTCCCGGTCTTTAACTTTTGCTTCCAGGGTAGATAACCGTTCCCCGATTAACTTCTTGACCTTTGTTTCAACCCAATCGTTTAGTTTGGAATCGATTGCTTCCTTTATTTTTTCGTCGACCAATTCCTGAACTTCTTTACTGATCATTGACATTTTACACTCCCAAAGCCTCTAGTCAGGTTTTTCTTTGTTTAAATTATTTAACCTTTTTGATGAAAAAAATAAAGAATCCATTGTCCTGTTTTTGGTCAACCAGTTCGTGGCCGGTCCGGTGACTCCAGGCTTTCATATCATTTACAGACCCCGGATCTGTCGCGACCATTTCAAGAATTTGCCCGACCTGCATTCCATCTATCGCTTTTTTGGTTTTTATGACGGGCAAAGGACAGCTTAACCCTTTGCAATCCAATTTGATATCGGCTTGAACTGACATCATCTATACCCCCTCAAGTTTTTTCTTTACCAGACAATAGTCCGATCGTAATCGGCCACCATTCTGGCGATTTCGTCAAATGATACTTTTTGATACCGGCTTTCGATCTGCCGTGCGTTGATATCTTCCTCACAGGCAAATATTTTAATCCAATCCGCAGGAAATTCCTCATAAACCGCGTCTTGCATTAATAAAAACGAACTTTCCTTATCTTCCCCGGCTTTAATAAGGTCGAGCGCAAAATGATCTTTCATGTTTCTAATAATATGCAATGTCTTCATCCTATTTATTTTCAGGGGCCTTCGAAAAATTCACTCTCAATGCCCCCGAACCCCGCGTTACGCACTGGCAAAGCCAGTTGCTTCACTAATAAGAAATAACAACTTCGGCGGTTTTAATCATTTGAACGAGTTCTTTTTTCGTTTTTCCCCTGATCCCTTCTCTTATTTTCGGGTGAAAAACGGCCGGTAGTCTTTCTGTATCGACATAAGCCCCAATTCCGCAAATCTCCAAAGATTGAATAAATTGATCAGGATCAGGCCTTTCAATTTTTCGGGAGGAGGCCGGTATCGCATTCCAAACCCCCTCTTCCATTAAAAGGATATCGACATGGTTCCCCTCGAGGGTTAATCCCACGCCCATCCGAAAGGCTTCTACGCTCTTTAACGTATTAAATGGACTTGTTCTGACAATAACGGCTACGTTTTTTCCCATGATCAACCCCATTACCCAAACGAAAGGAACCGGTCACATTTCTTCACGATCTCAGAAAGTTCATGCTGGCTCGAGTAACCCGTTCCCGGAAGCAAATCCTCTTTTTGCAATCCACGAGATTCAGCCGACATTGCACACAGTGAAATATTGACCTTTTTTTGCCTTAAATCTTCGAAATTAGCAAACAATTTTCGCTTGGAAGAATTCATGATTACATTAAAAACGCCATCGTCCATCAAAAAAATATCGAGCGTATGATTCAACCTGATAAAAGAATTGGCCAATTGATAAACAGTAAAGGTATTTTGATGTTCGGGGCTGGTCGTCAATAAAATTCCTATATGCATTGCCTGATCCGTTGATAAGGGGTCGTTAGGCCTTTTTAACCAGGACTTCCCAGACCTCATGCTGAATTTCCACAACTTTTAAAACCGTGTGGCCATCATGTTCTAAACTCCTCGGGACGTTAACCGCGGAGGGCGCGTAGTCGAGCTTAACTTTTAACACTTCCCCGGAGTTCATTTTTTCAAGCATCAGTTTAGATTTTACAAAGGTAATCGGACAAATATCCCCGCTCAAATCAAGTTCTTTGTCAGTTTTTCCGGTCATCGTTTTTTCCATAAATTTGTTTTCCATATCATCAAGGTCAGTCAATATTCTTTCCGGCGGATTAAGAAGACGAATTCGCCATCGTATCTGCTAATAAACTTGTCTTTTGAAGTTTTTCGGCTAAAACCTCTCTCAATAAATCAAGCGCTTCTATCACTTTCAGGTTTGCCAGAGAGTAAAAAATAACCGCCCCTTCTCTCTGGGTTTTAACCATTTCACGCTCTCTCAACACCATCAAGTGCTGGGAAAGGTTTGCCTGTTTTAAATTTAAATCGACCGCCAATTGGCCCACCGACTTTCGACCCTCTTTTAATTCGTAGAGGATCAAGATTCGTTTAGGATCGGATAACGCCTGGCAAATATCCGCATGAAGTTGGTAAATCTCTTCTTTAAAGTCTTTTTTCATAAACCCTATCATCCCCATAGGAATAAGTTGTTTTGATTATAACATAATGCGAATATAAATCAAACATATTTTATCAATATATAATTTTTTCTCTTTCGAGTAAAGTATATCGTTTGCGGATTTGTAGATCCTCAAAAAAGATGGGTTTTTAGACAATGTATTTTAGCACTGAATTAGATCAAAGAAAACACAGAGAATTTAAAAATACCCAGCAGAAGCTTCTCACTGTTAATAAAGCAGTTGGCAATACCAGATGGTTTTGGGTTCTTGTAATAATAGCAAGCCTTTTATTAGGAACATTTACGCCGATAAAACGATCGGATATAAATTCTCTATTACGAGTTTAACTTCCAGAAATCAACAATTAAATCTCCTTTAAAAACCTGTATATTCCAAACTGTAATTTCTGCCCTTTCTCTTTATTAAAATGCGCTTTCAATTTGAATTTATAGGAATTATCCTATATAATTATATATGTATTATTTTGAAAAGGAGAAAGTTATGGCTACAACCACGAAGCAGGCGAATTTTCTTTTGCCGGAAGATTTGCTCGATGAATTAAAGAAAGCGGTC
The window above is part of the Nitrospirota bacterium genome. Proteins encoded here:
- a CDS encoding DsrE/DsrF/DrsH-like family protein is translated as MISKEVQELVDEKIKEAIDSKLNDWVETKVKKLIGERLSTLEAKVKDRETRPKRVAIVASKGSMDMAYPPLILASTSVALDMEVAIFFTFYGLDIINKNKFKHLKVPSLANPAMPVPVPNFIGVLPGMTAMATMMMKSWMNKAHVVSIPELLEVCKESGVRLIGCQMTMDVMGVKKSDLIDGVEIGGAATFLDYAAEADIPLFV
- a CDS encoding DsrE family protein, which codes for MGKNVAVIVRTSPFNTLKSVEAFRMGVGLTLEGNHVDILLMEEGVWNAIPASSRKIERPDPDQFIQSLEICGIGAYVDTERLPAVFHPKIREGIRGKTKKELVQMIKTAEVVISY
- a CDS encoding sulfurtransferase TusA family protein, translated to MMSVQADIKLDCKGLSCPLPVIKTKKAIDGMQVGQILEMVATDPGSVNDMKAWSHRTGHELVDQKQDNGFFIFFIKKVK
- a CDS encoding DsrE family protein, yielding MHIGILLTTSPEHQNTFTVYQLANSFIRLNHTLDIFLMDDGVFNVIMNSSKRKLFANFEDLRQKKVNISLCAMSAESRGLQKEDLLPGTGYSSQHELSEIVKKCDRFLSFG
- a CDS encoding winged helix-turn-helix transcriptional regulator, whose protein sequence is MKKDFKEEIYQLHADICQALSDPKRILILYELKEGRKSVGQLAVDLNLKQANLSQHLMVLREREMVKTQREGAVIFYSLANLKVIEALDLLREVLAEKLQKTSLLADTMANSSS
- a CDS encoding sulfurtransferase TusA family protein gives rise to the protein MEKTMTGKTDKELDLSGDICPITFVKSKLMLEKMNSGEVLKVKLDYAPSAVNVPRSLEHDGHTVLKVVEIQHEVWEVLVKKA